The following coding sequences lie in one Rutidosis leptorrhynchoides isolate AG116_Rl617_1_P2 chromosome 4, CSIRO_AGI_Rlap_v1, whole genome shotgun sequence genomic window:
- the LOC139845612 gene encoding auxin-induced protein 22C-like isoform X1 has translation METEGFGLEITELRLGLPSGGGGERNEKTRMFLDIVGDGSDRNNEMAVGWPPVCSYRKRTITKLYVKVSMDGAPFLRKIDINSFRGYSDFVMALENLFGLGDTSEYTPIYEDKDGDWMLVGDVPWRMFTETCKRLRMKKRGVDNGLQTKNLMIKDSK, from the exons ATGGAAACGGAAGGGTTTGGGCTTGAGATCACCGAGTTGCGACTAGGGCTACCGAGCGGTGGTGGCGGAGAGAGGAATGAGAAAACGAGGATGTTTTTAGATATTGTTGGCGATGGGAGCGATCGGAATAATGAGATGGCGGTTGGGTGGCCACCAGTTTGTTCATATAGAAAGCGGACGATAACTAAACTGTATGTGAAAGTGAGCATGGACGGAGCACCTTTTCTTCGAAAGATTGATATCAATAGTTTCAGAGGGTATTCAGATTTCGTTATGGCCCTTGAGAACCTCTTTGGTCTTG GCGATACATCCGAGTACACACCAATTTATGAAGACAAGGATGGAGATTGGATGCTTGTGGGGGACGTACCTTGGAG GATGTTTACAGAGACATGCAAGAGATTGAGGATGAAGAAAAGGGGGGTGGATAATGGACTGCAAACAAAAAACTTGATGATTAAGGATTCAAAATGA
- the LOC139845612 gene encoding auxin-induced protein AUX22-like isoform X2 — METEGFGLEITELRLGLPSGGGGERNEKTRMFLDIVGDGSDRNNEMAVGWPPVCSYRKRTITKLYVKVSMDGAPFLRKIDINSFRGYSDFVMALENLFGLGDTSEYTPIYEDKDGDWMLVGDVPWR, encoded by the exons ATGGAAACGGAAGGGTTTGGGCTTGAGATCACCGAGTTGCGACTAGGGCTACCGAGCGGTGGTGGCGGAGAGAGGAATGAGAAAACGAGGATGTTTTTAGATATTGTTGGCGATGGGAGCGATCGGAATAATGAGATGGCGGTTGGGTGGCCACCAGTTTGTTCATATAGAAAGCGGACGATAACTAAACTGTATGTGAAAGTGAGCATGGACGGAGCACCTTTTCTTCGAAAGATTGATATCAATAGTTTCAGAGGGTATTCAGATTTCGTTATGGCCCTTGAGAACCTCTTTGGTCTTG GCGATACATCCGAGTACACACCAATTTATGAAGACAAGGATGGAGATTGGATGCTTGTGGGGGACGTACCTTGGAG
- the LOC139842920 gene encoding uncharacterized protein, producing MGNILNSHAEYSWQCALEDDMEFSVSGTRLFIDDRISPTNQISIRWLKCIPRKIYTFLWRVTLDRLPTRINLSSRGVDVEGVTLDRLPTRINLSSRGVDVVDIGCAVCSLGIESSDHVLFGCDLAMELWRKCRKWVNIPMPMFTKWSAFVDWFDGFMGGVQVKL from the coding sequence ATGGGTAACATACTGAATTCGCATGCCGAGTACTCATGGCAATGCGCGTTAGAAGATGACATGGAGTTTTCTGTTAGCGGAACAAGGTTGTTCATAGACGATCGAATTTCACCTACTAACCAAATCTCTATAAGATGGTTGAAATGTATTCCTAGAAAAATTTATACTTTTCTATGGCGGGTGACTCTAGATAGATTACCAACGCGTATTAATCTTTCTTCAAGAGGGGTTGACGTAGAGGGGGTGACTCTAGATAGATTACCAACGCGTATTAATCTTTCTTCAAGAGGGGTTGACGTAGTGGATATTGGTTGCGCCGTATGTTCATTGGGCATTGAATCGTCTGATCATGTTTTGTTTGGTTGTGATCTTGCAATGGAGCTTTGGCGTAAATGCAGGAAATGGGTCAACATACCAATGCCGATGTTTACAAAGTGGTCCGCGTTCGTAGACTGGTTTGATGGGTTCATGGGTGGAGTGCAAGTGAAGCTTTGA